The stretch of DNA CGGCGAAGGAAGAGAATATCCACATCGGAGTAAGGGCAAAGCTCTCCCCGCCCATAGCCCCCCGTAGCCACCAGAGCTAGGGGGAGGTCAATACCATCTGGGCTATATCCATGGTGGCGGACGGCCAGGCTGAAGATCTCAGTGACCACCTGGTCAGCAAAGAGGGTGAGGAGGCCAGTGACCTCAATGCCGCTTGCTCCAGAGCGGTGTAGGGCCTTGACACGATCCTTTTCACGACGGACCCGTTCCTTGACAGTCTCGACATACTCCTTCCTCTGTCTTGGGCTGGCAAAGACACTCTCTGGGTTAAGCTGTGTTATTGGCAATTCCATGAGAAATCATCCGGGGGTATTGTAGCTTTGAGTAATCTATTCCTTTAAAATATGAATGTCAAAGCGTTTAGGCCCTAGGATGAAAACGGTCATAGAGGGTGCGAACCCTTTCTTTAAGCACGTGGGTGTAAATCTCAGTAGTTGCGATGTTTGCGTGGCCCAACATCTCCTGGACCGTCCGTAGGTCTGCTCCATGCTCCAGCAGATGAGTGGCGAAGGAGTGACGCAAATGGTGCGGGCTGAGCTCGGGGGAGAGGCCCGCCTGGCGGGCGTAGGCCTTTAGGCGCTTCCAGAAACCCTGGCGGCTGAGAAGCCGCCCGCGCCGCGATACAAAGCAATGGGGAGATGAGCGACCACGCAGTAGCGCGCCACGGGCCTCCGATAAATAGCGTCGAAGGGCCTCGGAGGCGTAATCCCCCAAAGGGATGAAGCGCTCCTTCTTGCCCTTTCCGATGGTTCTTACAAAGTTGCGATCGAGATTGATATCATTGAGGCTTAGCGCCACTAGCTCGCTCACCCGAAGGCCCGTAGCGTACAAAAGCTCCAGCATGGCCAAGTCTCTCAGGCCCTCCAGGGTTGTCGTATTTGGCTGGTCCAGGAGCCGCCTGACCTCCTCTTCGTGCAGGTAACGGGGAAGCCTCTTTTCCGGCCGCCACGACTCGACCTCCTCAACCGGATCGTTCACTATTATTCTCTCGCCCACTAAATAACGAAAGAATTGTCTAAGGCTGACCAGATGTCGGGCCAAGGAGCGGCTCGAAAGGCCATTGGCCTGGAGGTGACTCAAGTAAAGCACGATTGTGCCTCGGTCAACCAACAACAGATCCTGCATCGTCGAAATATTCTCCGTCTCAAGGAAGCGCGACAGATCGCGCATATAGCTCTCCACTGTATTTTTCGCCAGGTAGCGCTCCACTACCATATACTGAACATATTGATCTATGAGGCTATCCATAGTTAATATCCATTCTTAAGAATTATATCATAAGGCCCTATGCTGTAAAGTGAAAAATCAGGTCTTTACATACCTCTCTCGAAAGATCCTGTACAAAAAGGAAAGCTCTTCGCACTTAAGAGCATAGGAGCATGCGATGTAGACGGCAACGCCAACCAAGATGACCATGGCTAGAGACGATACGCGCTCCACACCACTCGCGGCCTGGGCTATCCAGCGGTGAGCCATCCAGGCAGCAGAGAGACCCATGACGGCGGAAGAGGCAGTCAGCTTCAATGTGGAGGCAAGAATGCGCTGCCCCCCAAGGCGTCCAACTCGCCTTTTGAAGATGATCAGAAGGGCGAAGACGTTGAACAGCGAAGCCAGAGAGGTCGCAAGGGCCAGGCCTCCGTGCTTCAGGGGACCCATGAGCAGAAGGCTCAGCACGATGTTCAAGCCCACTGCGCATACCCCAATCTTCATAGGGGTGGTCGTATCCTCCATGGAATAGAAGGCGGGTACGATAACCTTGACTCCGGCAAAAGCGCACAGACCTATGGCGTAGAAGAGTAGCGCGAACGCAGAGCCCTGAGTCGAGGCGGCAGTGAACTGGCCACGCTCGAAGAGAGTCTGCACGATGGGGTGGCGCAGAATAATCAGTCCCACCGTGGCTGGAATGGTGATGAAGAGAACCAGACGGATGGCGAAGCTCAGTGTTTCGACAAATCGCTCCATTTCACGTCGGGCTGCCTGGGCAGAAAGGGTCGGCAGCACGGCAATGCCCATAGCGATGCCAAAGACACCGAGAGGGAACTGGACCAGCCGGTTTCCATAGTAAAGGTATGAGACGCTCCCCTCGGCCAACAGGCTGGCCAGTAGTGTGTCCACCACGAGGTTAATTTGCATGGCCGCGAGGCCCAGAATCGTCGGCAGCAAGAGTCGGCTTACCCGCACGACGCCGGGATGAATAAGTTTCTTCGGCCTGGCGGGACGAAAGCCTCGCGACGCCAAGGCCGGCACTTGCACGAGCATCTGGAGCGCCCCTCCCACCACCACACCGTAGGCCAAACCCATCACCGGCGGGTCGAGCACAGGACACAGGGTAAAAATCGAGGTGATGACAGCGATGTTAAATAGTGCCGGACCAATGGCCGGAGTGAAGAAATGTTGGAGGGAGTTCAGGATGCCCATCTGGAGGGCCGCCATCCCCATGAAGAGGGCGAATGGAAACATCACGCGGGTGAGCGAGACGGTGAGCCCGAACTTCACCAGGGTTCGAAAACCAGGAGCGATTACAGCGACCAGCCACCATGTGCCCAGCATCCCCGCCAGCACGATGGAAGTAAGGATAGCCGCCACAATCCACGTGGCGCTCTGGGCCATAGCCCACGCCTCGTCCTTCTCTCCTTTCTCCCAGTAGCCGGTGAAGACCGGGATGAATGAGGCCGCCAAAGTCCCCTCGCCCATAAATCGCCGAAGCAGGTTGGGGATCCTAAGAGCAACAAAGAAGGCGTCGGCGGCCATTCCCGATCCGAAGAGCTGGGCGATGAAGATATCCCGTGCGAAACCAAGCAACCTGCTTATCATTGTGGCTCCGCCGACCACTCCTGCGGCGGTGGCCACTTGCCGCTCGGGAGTCGTCACGAGCGCCTCCCCTCCTTGCCCCTGGATAGAAAAATCGGTTGACTCCAACGGAGACGTATGTTAGAAGTCCTATCGCTGCAGAAGTCGTAAGGAGGACCCACCGTGGCCGTAGTACATAAATCGACCATCAAGCGGGCCAGGCAGAATTTGAAGAGGCGTGCTCGCAACCAGCGAGTCATTTCACGGATGAAGACTGAGTCCAAGAAAGTTTTGGAAGCCGTCAAGGCAGGAGACCCGGAGGGAGCCCGAGCCGCTCTCAATGTCGCCGTACCAGTCATCGCCAAAGCGGCCGGCAAGGGAATGCTCCACCGTCGAACGGCGAGCCGAAAAGTCAGCCGCCTCACAAAGAGAGTTAACGAGCTAGAAACCAAGAGCGCCACTTAGCCCTCGACCATTTCTTCCTTCCCTGAAGCGCAGAGGTCCATAACGAGGGTCTCGAGCGCCCGCCTATCACTCGTCCCACCGCCCTTCAGCTCCTCGTCAGCCTGAAGCAGCCGGTGCAAGCCGCGAGAGAGGCTCGCTTCCGAGAACCGCCCCGCCGTCTCGCGAAGCTCCCTCAGCCGTTGCCCGTGCCACCTCGAAAGCTCCTTGACGGGGTTCTTCACGGTCAGGTTATAGGTCTCCAGGTCGGACAGGCCTTTTGCGAGACTATCCTTCACCAACCAGATCCTACGGACCTGCCAGGCCAGCGTGCCTAGGATGGGAAGAGGCTGGAGGGGCCCCTGCCCGTCGCCGACGCTCAACAACGTCTCCAAAAGATTAAGGGCGGCCTCCACGTCTTGACGACCGATCGCATCGGTAAGCTCAAAGACGCTCCGCTCCCGCCTGCCTACCACCAGCCGCTCAATAACCTCCACCGTTACATCCGAGCCTTCTGAGCCATACTCGGCCAGCTTATCAAGCTCGCGGGCGAGGCGCTGCAAATCGGGGCCGACCTCTTCCACCAAATAAGCGGCCCCCTCCCGGGAGAGGTTGCATCCAAGATCGCCGGCCCGCTCCCGCACCCACCGGGTTGCCGCATCATGGCTGTAAGTTTTGCACTCGACGAACGCCCCCATGGCTCGGAAACGCCGGACGATGGGCAGGCGGCCATCTACATTCCTGCCGACGAAAATTAGGTGAGTCGTGGGGTTTGGGTTTTCTAGATATTCCAAGAGACTCTGGCGGCACGCCTCAAGCTGGCCACCGGCTTCTGTCTCTTCCAAGGACTTCTCTTCGCCGGGCTCCTCCGACGAGGCGGCCCTCCGTGGTGGGCTGAAGAGGCCTTGCCAGGCTTCAACCCGCCGAACGACGACGAGGCGCCGAGAGCCGAACAAGGGAATGGTTCGGGCCTCGTCCAAGACCTCCTCAACTTCCACCTGGTCGGCGTAGAGCCTGACAAGGCCGAACTCCCGCTCCTCTGGGGGCAGGAGGCTCTCGAGAAGGGCCCGTAAGGCCTCCTCCGCCAGATAGGTATCGGGGCCGGAGACTAAGTAAGCGGGGCGGTGAGTCCCAGCCTTTAGCTCACGCCCAAGTTGTGCGACATCCATGGGTTGAGCCTAAAATCTCTCTAAAACGAGGTTCAAAAGCTGGCCTGCCAATTCCTCGGCCGCCACCTGACGGCTGGCCACCTTGGCCGCCTCCCGCGAGACGATGGCCGAGGAGACGGCGAACTCCTCGCGGGCAGAGAAGCTCTGGTCGAGGAGAACCTTATCCTTGACGAGGTCCTTGAAGGAAACGTGAACGCCTATGACCACTCGGTACTGGGTGACTCGATCAAAAGAGTCGAATGCCACCGGGTCCAGGAAGTAGTTCTCTAGCTTGCCTTCCAACAGGGCTGTCGCCTCGGCTCTGCCAACCACTTTCAGGCGGCCGTCTCGTATGAACTCTCGGCGGATGGCGCTGGTGATCTCTTTTTCGATCTCCGGCTCGAGAGTATGATTGGCAAAGATAGGGATGGCGACGGAGGTGATGTGAGCAGGGAGCCCGCCGGAACCTCTTCCCACGACTCCATAACCACAGCCGTTGAGAAGGGTTGCTGCCAGTACTATCCCTAGGAGAATGGAGCTTCCTGCAGGCCGCTGAGACCTCATCCCACAACTATATTGGCTAGCCGGTCCGGGACCACGACCACCTTCTTGAGCTTCTTGCCGGCGATCCAGGGCTGAACCTTCGTATCGGCCAGGGCGGCGGCCTCTATCTCCTCGGAAGGAGTGCCGGCTGGCAGGTTGATTCGGCTCCGGAGCTTGCCGTTGACCTGCACCACGATGAGGACTTCCTCAGCCCGAACGAGCGCCGCATCGTAATTAGGCCATGCGGCCTGGGACACATCGCCTTGGGCGAGGCGCTCCCACAGCTCCGACATCGCGTGCGGCGCGAAGGGGGTGAACAGGAGGACAAGGGACGTAATCGTCTCCTTTAGCACCATCAGGGAGCGCTCGTCGGTCAGATCGAAGGTAGTCTTGTAGCAGGTGTTGACCAGCTCCATCAAGGACGCGATTGCCGTATTGAAGCGGAAACGCCCCTGTATGTCATCGGTGACTTTCCTAATCGTCCGGTGGGTGGCTCTTCGGAGCGCATCTAAGGGTTCTGGCAAATCGACTAGGCGTTCGTCCTCAACCTCTACGGAGGAGACCGCCTCGGCATGTTCGGTGACAAAGCGCCAGACCCGCAGGAGAAACCGGTGCGCCCCGGCGACACCGGCGTCGTTCCATTCAAGCTCCTTCTCCGGAGGAGAGGCGAATAGGATAAAGAGCCTACAGGTGTCGGCCCCATAGCGGGCGACGATTTCATCGGGGGAGACGGTGTTGCCACGGGACTTGCTCATGACCGCTCCGTCTTTAGTCACCATGCCCTGGGAGAGCAGGCGGGCGAAGGGCTCGTCGGTATCAATCAGCCCCAGGTCGCGCAGCACTCTGGTGTAGAAACGCGCATAGAGCAGATGGAGGACGGCGTGTTCGATCCCGCCGATGTACTGGTCCACGGACATCCAGTATCGGGCCGCCTCATGGTCAAAGGGCCCGTCGGAGAACTGCGGGGAGGTGTAGCGCAGGAAATACCAGGAAGAATCGACGAAGGTGTCCATCGTGTCCGTCTCACGTTGGGCCGCTTCCCCGCAGGACGGACAGGCGACGTTTAGGAACGTCTCCAGATTGTTCAAGGGCGATATGCCGGTGAGGGCGCTTTCCAACTCCAGGGGCAGGATGACAGGGAGGTCCTTTTCGGGGACCGGCACGGTCCCGCAGGCGTCGCAGTATATGATGGGAATGGGGGTGCCCCAGTAACGCTGGCGCGAGATGCCCCAGTCGCGCAGGCGGTAGGTGATGGCTTTGTGCCCGATGCCCGCCTCCTCGAAGTGATCGGCGATGGCCTCGCAAGCCTGGGGGCTATCCATTCCGCTGAAGGGCCCGCAATTGACCAGAACCCCTTCGTGCACGTACGCCTCAGTCATGGTCGCCTCGTCGAGGCCACCCTCCGGGGGGTTGATGACGACACGAACGTGGATGTCGTTCTGGCGGGCGAACTCGAGGTCGCGCTGATCGTGAGCGGGGACCGCCATAATGGCCCCTGTACCGTAGTCCATCAGAACGAAGCTGGCAATCCAGATGGGGATTTTCTCCTTGGTCATTGGGTTGAGAGCGTAGCGGCCCGTGAATAAGCCCCGCTTCTCCCCAGTCTCGGCGACGCGGAGGATGCGGTCCTCCTTGGCGCACTCAGCTATGAACTCCAGAGCTTCCCGTTCCCGGTCGGAGCCGGCAATAATCTGGCGGCTCAAGGGGTGTTCAGGGGCAAGGACCATGAAGGTGGCGCCGTAGACGGTATCCTGACGCGTCGTGTAGACTCGAATCGCCTCCGTACCGTTACAAGCCTCGAGCAGGGGAAAGTCAATCTCCGCGCCATAAGACTTCCCGATCCAGTTGCGCTGCATGGTGAGGACGCGCTCGGGCCAACCCTCCCTGAGGTCCTCCAACCCTCCCAGAAGCTCCTCGGCGTAGTCCGTAATCTTGAAGAACCACTGGTCCAATTCCCGAAATGTGACCTCGCTATCGCATCGCCAGCACCTTCCCGCCTCGACCTGCTCGTTGGCCAGGACGGTCTTGCATCGGTCACACCAGTTGACCGTCGAAAGCCTCTTGTATGCCAAGCCCATCTCATACATCTTGAGGAAAATCCACTGGTTCCAGCGATAGTAGGTCGGATCGCAGGTTGCCACCTCCCTGTCCCAATCGTAGGACAACCCGAGGGCCTTGAGCTGGCGCCGCATCGTCGAGATGTTCTCTTGCGTCCAGGTGTTGGGGTGAATCCCACGCTCGATGGCCGCGTTCTCGGCGGGCAGGCCGAAGGCGTCCCACCCCATCGGGTGGAGCACTGTATAGCCCTTCATCATGAGGTATCGGGCCAGGACGTCGCCTATAACGTAGTTGCGGGCGTGGCCCATGTGAATCTCGCCCGAGGGGTAGGGAAACATCTCCAAGACGTAATACTTCGGCTTGGAGGAATCCTCCTCAGTCTTGAAGCGCTGGGCCTCTTCCCAGCAGGCCTGCCACTTCGCCTCGATTGATTTTGCAATGTAGCGGTTGTCAGTCATGGCCCGCGACGGGCTATTGAGGAATATGGGGAGACCGCCTGCAGACGCGCTACCCATCATCCCATCAGGGAATTAACAACGGTGGGGTCTCGCTGGTCGCCCCGTTCAATACCACACTTGCGACGAGCTTGGCAACCCCGACGGAACCTAAAGGCCGTGGCTCAGCCTCTTAGCGAAGGCGGGCGGAAGGCCGGCCTTGAGAATCTTTTCCCCGGCCGTCTCGATATCGTAATCCACCCGATGCAGCTCAAGGGCGCCCGCAGCGTGGTCGTAGACCGCATAGGCTGCCCTCGGGTCTCCGTCGCGAGGCTGGCCCACGCTGCCAACATTGATTATGTAGCGGTAGCCGATTTTCATCCGCAGCCGGTCAAAGTGAACGCCGGCCATCTCCCCGTTGGGGTTCTGCGCGAATGCGGTGGGGCAGTGAGTATGGCCCACGAAACAACACCTGGTGGTGAAGGCCGCAAACTCATCCAGCGCATCGGCCGGGTCAAATAGGTATTCCCAGGCCTCGGGCATGCTAGGTGTAGCGTGGACTAACGTCGCCCCTTCCCCAAAGAGGGTCATGGTCAACGGCAGAGCTTCGAGGTATGGGATATGATCTTTTTCAAGCATCCGGGCGGTCCATTGAATCGCCTTGCGGGCAAAGGGGTTGAAAGATGAGACATCGGTCAGGCCGACGGCGCCGCGGTCGTGGTTGCCCGCCACAACCACCTCTGCCGTTTCTCGAATCCTATCACAGCAGGGGTTTGGGTCGGCTCCATAGCCAACAATATCACCGAGGCAAACAACCCGGTCGACCGACTCA from Nitrospinota bacterium encodes:
- the xerD gene encoding site-specific tyrosine recombinase XerD encodes the protein MDSLIDQYVQYMVVERYLAKNTVESYMRDLSRFLETENISTMQDLLLVDRGTIVLYLSHLQANGLSSRSLARHLVSLRQFFRYLVGERIIVNDPVEEVESWRPEKRLPRYLHEEEVRRLLDQPNTTTLEGLRDLAMLELLYATGLRVSELVALSLNDINLDRNFVRTIGKGKKERFIPLGDYASEALRRYLSEARGALLRGRSSPHCFVSRRGRLLSRQGFWKRLKAYARQAGLSPELSPHHLRHSFATHLLEHGADLRTVQEMLGHANIATTEIYTHVLKERVRTLYDRFHPRA
- the murJ gene encoding murein biosynthesis integral membrane protein MurJ, giving the protein MISRLLGFARDIFIAQLFGSGMAADAFFVALRIPNLLRRFMGEGTLAASFIPVFTGYWEKGEKDEAWAMAQSATWIVAAILTSIVLAGMLGTWWLVAVIAPGFRTLVKFGLTVSLTRVMFPFALFMGMAALQMGILNSLQHFFTPAIGPALFNIAVITSIFTLCPVLDPPVMGLAYGVVVGGALQMLVQVPALASRGFRPARPKKLIHPGVVRVSRLLLPTILGLAAMQINLVVDTLLASLLAEGSVSYLYYGNRLVQFPLGVFGIAMGIAVLPTLSAQAARREMERFVETLSFAIRLVLFITIPATVGLIILRHPIVQTLFERGQFTAASTQGSAFALLFYAIGLCAFAGVKVIVPAFYSMEDTTTPMKIGVCAVGLNIVLSLLLMGPLKHGGLALATSLASLFNVFALLIIFKRRVGRLGGQRILASTLKLTASSAVMGLSAAWMAHRWIAQAASGVERVSSLAMVILVGVAVYIACSYALKCEELSFLYRIFRERYVKT
- the rpsT gene encoding 30S ribosomal protein S20; this translates as MAVVHKSTIKRARQNLKRRARNQRVISRMKTESKKVLEAVKAGDPEGARAALNVAVPVIAKAAGKGMLHRRTASRKVSRLTKRVNELETKSAT
- the holA gene encoding DNA polymerase III subunit delta, with the translated sequence MDVAQLGRELKAGTHRPAYLVSGPDTYLAEEALRALLESLLPPEEREFGLVRLYADQVEVEEVLDEARTIPLFGSRRLVVVRRVEAWQGLFSPPRRAASSEEPGEEKSLEETEAGGQLEACRQSLLEYLENPNPTTHLIFVGRNVDGRLPIVRRFRAMGAFVECKTYSHDAATRWVRERAGDLGCNLSREGAAYLVEEVGPDLQRLARELDKLAEYGSEGSDVTVEVIERLVVGRRERSVFELTDAIGRQDVEAALNLLETLLSVGDGQGPLQPLPILGTLAWQVRRIWLVKDSLAKGLSDLETYNLTVKNPVKELSRWHGQRLRELRETAGRFSEASLSRGLHRLLQADEELKGGGTSDRRALETLVMDLCASGKEEMVEG
- a CDS encoding LptE family protein, which codes for MGRGSGGLPAHITSVAIPIFANHTLEPEIEKEITSAIRREFIRDGRLKVVGRAEATALLEGKLENYFLDPVAFDSFDRVTQYRVVIGVHVSFKDLVKDKVLLDQSFSAREEFAVSSAIVSREAAKVASRQVAAEELAGQLLNLVLERF
- a CDS encoding leucine--tRNA ligase; protein product: MTDNRYIAKSIEAKWQACWEEAQRFKTEEDSSKPKYYVLEMFPYPSGEIHMGHARNYVIGDVLARYLMMKGYTVLHPMGWDAFGLPAENAAIERGIHPNTWTQENISTMRRQLKALGLSYDWDREVATCDPTYYRWNQWIFLKMYEMGLAYKRLSTVNWCDRCKTVLANEQVEAGRCWRCDSEVTFRELDQWFFKITDYAEELLGGLEDLREGWPERVLTMQRNWIGKSYGAEIDFPLLEACNGTEAIRVYTTRQDTVYGATFMVLAPEHPLSRQIIAGSDREREALEFIAECAKEDRILRVAETGEKRGLFTGRYALNPMTKEKIPIWIASFVLMDYGTGAIMAVPAHDQRDLEFARQNDIHVRVVINPPEGGLDEATMTEAYVHEGVLVNCGPFSGMDSPQACEAIADHFEEAGIGHKAITYRLRDWGISRQRYWGTPIPIIYCDACGTVPVPEKDLPVILPLELESALTGISPLNNLETFLNVACPSCGEAAQRETDTMDTFVDSSWYFLRYTSPQFSDGPFDHEAARYWMSVDQYIGGIEHAVLHLLYARFYTRVLRDLGLIDTDEPFARLLSQGMVTKDGAVMSKSRGNTVSPDEIVARYGADTCRLFILFASPPEKELEWNDAGVAGAHRFLLRVWRFVTEHAEAVSSVEVEDERLVDLPEPLDALRRATHRTIRKVTDDIQGRFRFNTAIASLMELVNTCYKTTFDLTDERSLMVLKETITSLVLLFTPFAPHAMSELWERLAQGDVSQAAWPNYDAALVRAEEVLIVVQVNGKLRSRINLPAGTPSEEIEAAALADTKVQPWIAGKKLKKVVVVPDRLANIVVG
- a CDS encoding metallophosphoesterase family protein, with the protein product MRIAILADVHANLEALEAVLEHLSDESVDRVVCLGDIVGYGADPNPCCDRIRETAEVVVAGNHDRGAVGLTDVSSFNPFARKAIQWTARMLEKDHIPYLEALPLTMTLFGEGATLVHATPSMPEAWEYLFDPADALDEFAAFTTRCCFVGHTHCPTAFAQNPNGEMAGVHFDRLRMKIGYRYIINVGSVGQPRDGDPRAAYAVYDHAAGALELHRVDYDIETAGEKILKAGLPPAFAKRLSHGL